Proteins encoded within one genomic window of Bradyrhizobium sp. CB1717:
- a CDS encoding phosphatase PAP2 family protein, whose amino-acid sequence MSAPTNIAPRPGYPAQLLTVSGRALAQLVRSPSHSRRAEAARKLARHSLWLSMAGAALVIALMLAFDLTEIQLMPVRGTPSLWPIRILTDFGKDEYVLSVLGVALVAVALVAAGLHGTRRTLLLGLGTRLQFLFLSVAVSVFVGEILKYLIGRGRPFVGGKADPFNFIPFEGTGAYASLPSGHAITAFALAFAVSALWPRLRVFMFTYAIVILLTRLVLLAHHPSDVTAGALVGIVGAMTVRYWFAARRLAFAIRADGTIVPLPGPATGRLKRVARGASAP is encoded by the coding sequence ATGTCGGCCCCGACAAATATCGCACCGCGCCCGGGCTATCCCGCGCAACTACTCACGGTGTCGGGACGTGCGCTGGCACAACTCGTGCGCTCGCCGTCGCATTCGCGCCGCGCCGAGGCCGCACGCAAGCTGGCACGGCACTCGCTGTGGCTCAGCATGGCGGGCGCGGCCCTGGTCATCGCGCTGATGCTGGCGTTCGACTTGACCGAGATCCAGTTGATGCCGGTGCGCGGCACGCCAAGCCTGTGGCCGATCCGCATCCTCACCGATTTCGGCAAGGACGAGTACGTGCTTTCGGTGCTGGGCGTCGCGCTCGTGGCCGTGGCGCTCGTCGCGGCGGGGCTTCACGGCACTCGACGCACATTGCTGCTGGGGTTGGGCACGCGGCTCCAGTTTTTGTTTCTGTCCGTTGCCGTCTCCGTGTTCGTCGGCGAAATCCTGAAATATCTCATCGGCCGAGGACGTCCGTTCGTCGGCGGCAAGGCCGATCCGTTCAATTTCATCCCGTTCGAGGGGACGGGAGCCTATGCCAGCCTGCCGTCGGGCCATGCAATCACGGCGTTCGCGCTGGCGTTTGCGGTCTCCGCACTCTGGCCGCGGCTGCGGGTGTTCATGTTCACTTACGCAATCGTGATCCTGCTGACTCGGCTCGTGCTACTCGCGCATCACCCGAGCGACGTCACGGCCGGTGCCTTGGTGGGCATCGTCGGCGCCATGACCGTGCGCTACTGGTTTGCGGCGCGCCGGCTCGCCTTTGCCATCCGTGCCGACGGCACCATCGTGCCGCTTCCGGGGCCGGCCACAGGGCGCCTCAAAAGGGTTGCCCGCGGGGCATCCGCCCCATAA
- a CDS encoding glycosyltransferase family 2 protein encodes MSTSQPSVSIVVPVRNEADNIAPLIEEITTALDGRWDYEIIYVNDGSTDVTGERLKAIMAQRSNLRQLRHSRSGGQSAAVRSGVRAARGVIVATLDGDGQNNPAFLPDLIAAVEKGAGRVGLAAGQRVGRKDTGFKKFQSRVANRVRNAILKDGTRDTGCGLKAFRRDVFLMMPYFDGLHRFLPALVRREGYDIAYVDVIDRPRRSGVSNYGFFDRLWIGIMDLAGVWWLIRRKKPTPDVTEVNA; translated from the coding sequence TTGTCGACGTCCCAGCCATCGGTTTCCATCGTCGTTCCCGTGCGCAACGAAGCCGACAACATCGCGCCCCTGATCGAGGAGATCACGACGGCGCTCGACGGCCGCTGGGATTACGAGATCATCTACGTCAATGACGGCTCGACGGATGTGACCGGCGAGCGGCTCAAGGCCATCATGGCGCAGCGGAGCAATCTGCGTCAGCTCCGCCACAGCAGATCGGGCGGCCAGTCGGCTGCGGTGCGCAGCGGCGTACGCGCCGCGCGTGGGGTGATCGTGGCAACCCTCGACGGCGACGGCCAGAACAATCCGGCCTTCCTGCCGGACCTGATCGCTGCAGTGGAAAAAGGGGCGGGGCGGGTCGGTCTTGCCGCGGGCCAGCGCGTCGGGCGCAAGGATACCGGCTTCAAGAAATTCCAGTCGCGCGTGGCGAACAGGGTCCGCAACGCGATCCTGAAGGACGGCACGCGCGACACCGGCTGCGGACTGAAGGCGTTCCGCCGCGATGTGTTCCTGATGATGCCTTATTTCGATGGACTACATCGCTTCCTGCCGGCGCTGGTCCGCCGCGAGGGCTACGACATCGCCTATGTCGACGTGATCGACCGTCCGCGCCGTTCCGGCGTGTCCAACTACGGTTTCTTTGACCGGCTCTGGATCGGCATCATGGATCTCGCCGGCGTGTGGTGGCTGATCCGCCGCAAGAAGCCGACACCAGATGTGACTGAGGTGAACGCATGA
- a CDS encoding glycosyltransferase family 39 protein, translated as MAETYPSPRFGAPREPKSPVNPGSRLVSMFDIATASHARAVAFLVLCALLLFLPGFFTIPPVDRDEARFAQATKQMVESGDYVDIRFQEDVRYKKPVGIYWLQSAAVEIASALKLPKAELRIWVYRLPSLIGAIGAVLMTYWAALAFVTRRAAVLAALLMCASVLLGVEARLAKTDAMLLFCVTATMGAMARAYLSWQRAEDETHPPWSWPAVFWTALAVGILIKGPLILMFAGLTIVALAILDRDASWLWKLRPVWGLMWMLVLVLPWFVAIFWRAGEAFFADSVGGDMLSKIGAQESHGAPPGMYLALFWITFWPGAPLAAMAAPAVWRARREPGAQFLLAWLIPSWIVFEAVLTKLPHYVLPLYPAIAILTVGAVERRVLSRSWLARGSAWWFAIPAAASIIAVVGAVVLTRQPAFVAWPFIAASLIFGLFAWWLFDTNRAERSVLNALVAALMLAVVVWGIVLPSLTPLFPSIEIARALRNVTCVGPKAAAAGYHEPSLVFLTGTQTLLTDGSGAADFLRQGSCRFALIEQRSERSFVQRAEAIGLRYKVGARIDGYNFSQGRAISISIFRSEGTE; from the coding sequence ATGGCCGAGACCTACCCAAGCCCCCGTTTTGGAGCGCCCCGTGAGCCGAAATCGCCCGTGAATCCGGGCAGCCGGCTCGTGTCCATGTTCGATATCGCCACGGCCAGTCACGCCCGCGCGGTCGCCTTTCTGGTGCTTTGCGCGCTGCTGCTGTTCCTACCCGGCTTCTTCACCATCCCGCCCGTCGACCGCGACGAGGCACGCTTCGCCCAGGCCACCAAGCAGATGGTCGAGAGCGGCGACTATGTCGACATCCGCTTCCAGGAGGACGTCCGCTACAAGAAGCCGGTCGGCATCTACTGGTTGCAATCGGCCGCCGTCGAAATCGCATCGGCACTCAAGCTGCCGAAGGCCGAGTTGCGCATCTGGGTCTACCGTCTGCCGTCGCTGATAGGCGCGATCGGCGCCGTGCTGATGACCTATTGGGCCGCGCTCGCGTTCGTCACGCGGCGCGCTGCCGTGCTCGCGGCGCTCCTGATGTGCGCTTCCGTTCTGCTCGGCGTCGAGGCGCGGCTCGCCAAGACAGACGCGATGCTGCTGTTCTGCGTCACGGCGACGATGGGCGCGATGGCGCGGGCTTACCTGTCCTGGCAGCGCGCCGAGGACGAGACCCATCCGCCCTGGAGCTGGCCCGCAGTGTTCTGGACCGCGCTCGCGGTCGGCATCCTGATCAAGGGCCCGCTGATCTTGATGTTCGCCGGCCTCACCATCGTCGCGCTCGCGATCCTGGATCGCGACGCCTCATGGCTGTGGAAGCTCCGCCCGGTCTGGGGCCTGATGTGGATGCTGGTGCTGGTGCTGCCCTGGTTCGTCGCAATCTTCTGGCGCGCGGGCGAGGCCTTCTTCGCCGATTCCGTCGGCGGCGACATGCTCAGCAAGATCGGTGCCCAGGAATCCCATGGCGCACCGCCCGGCATGTACCTCGCGCTGTTCTGGATCACATTCTGGCCGGGCGCGCCGCTGGCGGCGATGGCGGCGCCTGCGGTGTGGCGGGCGCGGCGCGAGCCCGGTGCGCAATTCCTGCTGGCCTGGCTGATCCCGTCCTGGATCGTGTTCGAGGCGGTGCTGACCAAGCTGCCGCATTACGTGCTGCCGCTGTATCCGGCGATCGCGATCCTCACGGTCGGCGCGGTGGAGCGGCGCGTGCTGTCGCGGTCCTGGCTGGCGCGGGGCTCGGCCTGGTGGTTCGCGATCCCCGCGGCGGCCTCGATCATCGCGGTGGTGGGCGCGGTCGTGCTGACCCGCCAGCCGGCCTTCGTGGCCTGGCCGTTCATCGCGGCTTCGCTGATCTTCGGCCTGTTCGCCTGGTGGCTGTTCGACACCAACCGCGCCGAGCGCTCGGTGCTGAACGCGCTGGTCGCAGCCCTGATGCTGGCGGTCGTGGTCTGGGGCATCGTGCTGCCGTCGCTGACCCCGCTGTTTCCGAGCATCGAGATCGCGCGGGCGCTTCGCAACGTCACCTGCGTCGGGCCGAAGGCGGCTGCCGCCGGCTATCACGAGCCGAGCCTCGTGTTCCTCACCGGCACGCAGACGCTGCTGACCGACGGCTCGGGCGCGGCGGACTTCCTGCGGCAGGGCAGCTGCCGCTTCGCACTGATCGAGCAGCGTTCCGAGCGCAGCTTCGTACAGCGCGCCGAGGCGATCGGGCTGCGCTACAAGGTCGGCGCGCGTATCGACGGCTATAATTTCTCGCAAGGCCGCGCGATCTCGATCTCGATCTTCCGTTCGGAAGGCACCGAGTAA